In the genome of Grus americana isolate bGruAme1 chromosome 16, bGruAme1.mat, whole genome shotgun sequence, one region contains:
- the DGCR2 gene encoding integral membrane protein DGCR2/IDD isoform X4 produces the protein MVPKADSGTFLLLFLLVLSITEPLRPELRCTPGQFACRTGTIQCIPSNWQCDGWPTCEDESDEVDCPGLTGDQRTYHGKENVDSRHNRGRGGETTRFHTVNVAQPVRFSRKCPTGWHHYEGTASCYRVYLNGENYWDAVQTCQRVNGSLATFTADQELRFILAQEWDLEEKTFVRKDQRRFWVGYQYVITNRNHSLEGHWEVAYKGSSEVFLPPDPIFGTAMSENENVLCAQLQCFHFPTLRHHGLHSWYAENCYEKSSFLCKRSQTCVDIKDNIVDEGYYFTPKGNDPCLSCTCHNGEPEMCVAALCERPQGCQQYRKDPKECCKFTCLDPDGNSLFDSMAGGMRLIVSCISSFLILSLLLFMVHRLRQRRRERIESLIGANLHHFNLGRRMPGFDYGPDGFGTGLTPLHLSDDGEGGAFHFHDPPPPYTAYKYPDIQHPDDPPPPYEASVNPDSILCSTADGVLSQTVQSGPPSLGNCDVSPQLTEGSLAPSVGPSPVELEDSADSSTFLVPPDTPLNENTPAETLTGSRHSHCSLNTIV, from the exons AGCTCCGCTGCACCCCGGGGCAGTTTGCCTGTCGGACTGGTACCATCCAGTGCATCCCTTCAAATTGGCAGTGTGATGGATGGCCCACCTGCGAGGATGAGAGTGATGAAGTTGACTGTCCAG GCTTGACAGGGGACCAGCGAACTTACCATGGGAAGGAGAATGTGGATTCCAGGCACAAtcgagggagaggaggagagacaaCCCGCTTTCACACTGTCAATGTGGCACAGCCTGTCCGATTTAGCA GAAAGTGCCCAACAGGGTGGCACCACTATGAGGGCACAGCCAGCTGTTACAGAGTGTATTTAAATGGGGAGAACTACTGGGACGCCGTGCAGACATGTCAGCGGGTGAATGGATCCCTCGCCACCTTCACTGCAGACCAGGAGCTAAGGTTTATCCTGGCACAGGAGTGGgacttggaagaaaaaacatttgtaaGGAAGGACCAGCGTAG gttCTGGGTTGGATATCAGTATGTGATCACCAATCGAAATCACTCTCTAGAAGGTCACTGGGAAGTAGCTTATAAAG GCTCTTCAGAGGTATTTTTACCCCCTGACCCTATCTTTGGTACGGCTatgtctgaaaatgaaaacgTTCTTTGTGCCCAGCTTCAGTGTTTCCATTTTCCTACCCTTCGGCACCACGGTTTACACAGCTGGTATGCTGAAAACTGCTATGAGAAATCTTCATTCCTCTGCAAAAGGA GCCAGACTTGCGTTGATATCAAAGACAACATTGTCGATGAAGGCTACTATTTCACTCCAAAAGGGAATGATCCCTGCTTGAGCTGCACATGTCACAACGGTGAACCTGAAATGTGCGTGGCTGCTTTGTGTGAACGGCCCCAGGGGTGTCAGCAGTATCGCAAAGACCCGAAGGAGTGCTGCAAGTTTACATGTTTAGACCCAG ATGGCAACAGTTTGTTTGACTCGATGGCTGGTGGAATGCGTCTGATCGTGAGCTGcatttcctccttcctcatcctctctctgctgcttttcatggTCCACCGGCTACGCCAGAGGCGAAGAGAGCGCATAGAGTCTTTGATTGGAGCAAATT TGCACCATTTTAACTTGGGCCGCAGGATGCCTGGTTTTGATTATGGTCCTGATGGTTTTGGAACTGGCCTTACTCCACTGCATCTTTCAGATGATGGGGAAGGTGGAGCATTTCATTTCCATGATCCACCTCCACCCTATACTGCTTACAAGTATCCAGATATTCAACATCCAGATGATCCACCACCTCCTTATGAGGCTTCTGTCAATCCAGACAGCATCCTTTGTTCCACTGCAG ATGGAGTTCTTTCTCAGACTGTGCAAAGCGGTCCTCCATCCCTGGGAAACTGTGATGTATCCCCACAGCTTACAGAGGGATCGCTTGCTCCCTCAGTTGGTCCTTCTCCAGTGGAGCTGGAAGActctgctgacagcagcacCTTTCTTGTCCCTCCGGACACACCGCTAAATGAAAACACACCGGCAGAAACTCTCACGGGCAGCCGTCACAGCCACTGTTCTCTGAATACCATTGTATAA
- the DGCR2 gene encoding integral membrane protein DGCR2/IDD isoform X2 — protein sequence MVPKADSGTFLLLFLLVLSITEPLRPGPRLALARLLSELRCTPGQFACRTGTIQCIPSNWQCDGWPTCEDESDEVDCPGLTGDQRTYHGKENVDSRHNRGRGGETTRFHTVNVAQPVRFSRKCPTGWHHYEGTASCYRVYLNGENYWDAVQTCQRVNGSLATFTADQELRFILAQEWDLEEKTFVRKDQRRFWVGYQYVITNRNHSLEGHWEVAYKGSSEVFLPPDPIFGTAMSENENVLCAQLQCFHFPTLRHHGLHSWYAENCYEKSSFLCKRSQTCVDIKDNIVDEGYYFTPKGNDPCLSCTCHNGEPEMCVAALCERPQGCQQYRKDPKECCKFTCLDPDGNSLFDSMAGGMRLIVSCISSFLILSLLLFMVHRLRQRRRERIESLIGANLHHFNLGRRMPGFDYGPDGFGTGLTPLHLSDDGEGGAFHFHDPPPPYTAYKYPDIQHPDDPPPPYEASVNPDSILCSTADGVLSQTVQSGPPSLGNCDVSPQLTEGSLAPSVGPSPVELEDSADSSTFLVPPDTPLNENTPAETLTGSRHSHCSLNTIV from the exons GTCCACGACTAGCTTTGGCAAGACTTCTCTCAG AGCTCCGCTGCACCCCGGGGCAGTTTGCCTGTCGGACTGGTACCATCCAGTGCATCCCTTCAAATTGGCAGTGTGATGGATGGCCCACCTGCGAGGATGAGAGTGATGAAGTTGACTGTCCAG GCTTGACAGGGGACCAGCGAACTTACCATGGGAAGGAGAATGTGGATTCCAGGCACAAtcgagggagaggaggagagacaaCCCGCTTTCACACTGTCAATGTGGCACAGCCTGTCCGATTTAGCA GAAAGTGCCCAACAGGGTGGCACCACTATGAGGGCACAGCCAGCTGTTACAGAGTGTATTTAAATGGGGAGAACTACTGGGACGCCGTGCAGACATGTCAGCGGGTGAATGGATCCCTCGCCACCTTCACTGCAGACCAGGAGCTAAGGTTTATCCTGGCACAGGAGTGGgacttggaagaaaaaacatttgtaaGGAAGGACCAGCGTAG gttCTGGGTTGGATATCAGTATGTGATCACCAATCGAAATCACTCTCTAGAAGGTCACTGGGAAGTAGCTTATAAAG GCTCTTCAGAGGTATTTTTACCCCCTGACCCTATCTTTGGTACGGCTatgtctgaaaatgaaaacgTTCTTTGTGCCCAGCTTCAGTGTTTCCATTTTCCTACCCTTCGGCACCACGGTTTACACAGCTGGTATGCTGAAAACTGCTATGAGAAATCTTCATTCCTCTGCAAAAGGA GCCAGACTTGCGTTGATATCAAAGACAACATTGTCGATGAAGGCTACTATTTCACTCCAAAAGGGAATGATCCCTGCTTGAGCTGCACATGTCACAACGGTGAACCTGAAATGTGCGTGGCTGCTTTGTGTGAACGGCCCCAGGGGTGTCAGCAGTATCGCAAAGACCCGAAGGAGTGCTGCAAGTTTACATGTTTAGACCCAG ATGGCAACAGTTTGTTTGACTCGATGGCTGGTGGAATGCGTCTGATCGTGAGCTGcatttcctccttcctcatcctctctctgctgcttttcatggTCCACCGGCTACGCCAGAGGCGAAGAGAGCGCATAGAGTCTTTGATTGGAGCAAATT TGCACCATTTTAACTTGGGCCGCAGGATGCCTGGTTTTGATTATGGTCCTGATGGTTTTGGAACTGGCCTTACTCCACTGCATCTTTCAGATGATGGGGAAGGTGGAGCATTTCATTTCCATGATCCACCTCCACCCTATACTGCTTACAAGTATCCAGATATTCAACATCCAGATGATCCACCACCTCCTTATGAGGCTTCTGTCAATCCAGACAGCATCCTTTGTTCCACTGCAG ATGGAGTTCTTTCTCAGACTGTGCAAAGCGGTCCTCCATCCCTGGGAAACTGTGATGTATCCCCACAGCTTACAGAGGGATCGCTTGCTCCCTCAGTTGGTCCTTCTCCAGTGGAGCTGGAAGActctgctgacagcagcacCTTTCTTGTCCCTCCGGACACACCGCTAAATGAAAACACACCGGCAGAAACTCTCACGGGCAGCCGTCACAGCCACTGTTCTCTGAATACCATTGTATAA
- the DGCR2 gene encoding integral membrane protein DGCR2/IDD isoform X1, with protein MVPKADSGTFLLLFLLVLSITEPLRPGPRLALARLLSELRCTPGQFACRTGTIQCIPSNWQCDGWPTCEDESDEVDCPGLTGDQRTYHGKENVDSRHNRGRGGETTRFHTVNVAQPVRFSSFLGKCPTGWHHYEGTASCYRVYLNGENYWDAVQTCQRVNGSLATFTADQELRFILAQEWDLEEKTFVRKDQRRFWVGYQYVITNRNHSLEGHWEVAYKGSSEVFLPPDPIFGTAMSENENVLCAQLQCFHFPTLRHHGLHSWYAENCYEKSSFLCKRSQTCVDIKDNIVDEGYYFTPKGNDPCLSCTCHNGEPEMCVAALCERPQGCQQYRKDPKECCKFTCLDPDGNSLFDSMAGGMRLIVSCISSFLILSLLLFMVHRLRQRRRERIESLIGANLHHFNLGRRMPGFDYGPDGFGTGLTPLHLSDDGEGGAFHFHDPPPPYTAYKYPDIQHPDDPPPPYEASVNPDSILCSTADGVLSQTVQSGPPSLGNCDVSPQLTEGSLAPSVGPSPVELEDSADSSTFLVPPDTPLNENTPAETLTGSRHSHCSLNTIV; from the exons GTCCACGACTAGCTTTGGCAAGACTTCTCTCAG AGCTCCGCTGCACCCCGGGGCAGTTTGCCTGTCGGACTGGTACCATCCAGTGCATCCCTTCAAATTGGCAGTGTGATGGATGGCCCACCTGCGAGGATGAGAGTGATGAAGTTGACTGTCCAG GCTTGACAGGGGACCAGCGAACTTACCATGGGAAGGAGAATGTGGATTCCAGGCACAAtcgagggagaggaggagagacaaCCCGCTTTCACACTGTCAATGTGGCACAGCCTGTCCGATTTAGCAGT TTCCTAGGAAAGTGCCCAACAGGGTGGCACCACTATGAGGGCACAGCCAGCTGTTACAGAGTGTATTTAAATGGGGAGAACTACTGGGACGCCGTGCAGACATGTCAGCGGGTGAATGGATCCCTCGCCACCTTCACTGCAGACCAGGAGCTAAGGTTTATCCTGGCACAGGAGTGGgacttggaagaaaaaacatttgtaaGGAAGGACCAGCGTAG gttCTGGGTTGGATATCAGTATGTGATCACCAATCGAAATCACTCTCTAGAAGGTCACTGGGAAGTAGCTTATAAAG GCTCTTCAGAGGTATTTTTACCCCCTGACCCTATCTTTGGTACGGCTatgtctgaaaatgaaaacgTTCTTTGTGCCCAGCTTCAGTGTTTCCATTTTCCTACCCTTCGGCACCACGGTTTACACAGCTGGTATGCTGAAAACTGCTATGAGAAATCTTCATTCCTCTGCAAAAGGA GCCAGACTTGCGTTGATATCAAAGACAACATTGTCGATGAAGGCTACTATTTCACTCCAAAAGGGAATGATCCCTGCTTGAGCTGCACATGTCACAACGGTGAACCTGAAATGTGCGTGGCTGCTTTGTGTGAACGGCCCCAGGGGTGTCAGCAGTATCGCAAAGACCCGAAGGAGTGCTGCAAGTTTACATGTTTAGACCCAG ATGGCAACAGTTTGTTTGACTCGATGGCTGGTGGAATGCGTCTGATCGTGAGCTGcatttcctccttcctcatcctctctctgctgcttttcatggTCCACCGGCTACGCCAGAGGCGAAGAGAGCGCATAGAGTCTTTGATTGGAGCAAATT TGCACCATTTTAACTTGGGCCGCAGGATGCCTGGTTTTGATTATGGTCCTGATGGTTTTGGAACTGGCCTTACTCCACTGCATCTTTCAGATGATGGGGAAGGTGGAGCATTTCATTTCCATGATCCACCTCCACCCTATACTGCTTACAAGTATCCAGATATTCAACATCCAGATGATCCACCACCTCCTTATGAGGCTTCTGTCAATCCAGACAGCATCCTTTGTTCCACTGCAG ATGGAGTTCTTTCTCAGACTGTGCAAAGCGGTCCTCCATCCCTGGGAAACTGTGATGTATCCCCACAGCTTACAGAGGGATCGCTTGCTCCCTCAGTTGGTCCTTCTCCAGTGGAGCTGGAAGActctgctgacagcagcacCTTTCTTGTCCCTCCGGACACACCGCTAAATGAAAACACACCGGCAGAAACTCTCACGGGCAGCCGTCACAGCCACTGTTCTCTGAATACCATTGTATAA
- the DGCR2 gene encoding integral membrane protein DGCR2/IDD isoform X3, whose protein sequence is MVPKADSGTFLLLFLLVLSITEPLRPELRCTPGQFACRTGTIQCIPSNWQCDGWPTCEDESDEVDCPGLTGDQRTYHGKENVDSRHNRGRGGETTRFHTVNVAQPVRFSSFLGKCPTGWHHYEGTASCYRVYLNGENYWDAVQTCQRVNGSLATFTADQELRFILAQEWDLEEKTFVRKDQRRFWVGYQYVITNRNHSLEGHWEVAYKGSSEVFLPPDPIFGTAMSENENVLCAQLQCFHFPTLRHHGLHSWYAENCYEKSSFLCKRSQTCVDIKDNIVDEGYYFTPKGNDPCLSCTCHNGEPEMCVAALCERPQGCQQYRKDPKECCKFTCLDPDGNSLFDSMAGGMRLIVSCISSFLILSLLLFMVHRLRQRRRERIESLIGANLHHFNLGRRMPGFDYGPDGFGTGLTPLHLSDDGEGGAFHFHDPPPPYTAYKYPDIQHPDDPPPPYEASVNPDSILCSTADGVLSQTVQSGPPSLGNCDVSPQLTEGSLAPSVGPSPVELEDSADSSTFLVPPDTPLNENTPAETLTGSRHSHCSLNTIV, encoded by the exons AGCTCCGCTGCACCCCGGGGCAGTTTGCCTGTCGGACTGGTACCATCCAGTGCATCCCTTCAAATTGGCAGTGTGATGGATGGCCCACCTGCGAGGATGAGAGTGATGAAGTTGACTGTCCAG GCTTGACAGGGGACCAGCGAACTTACCATGGGAAGGAGAATGTGGATTCCAGGCACAAtcgagggagaggaggagagacaaCCCGCTTTCACACTGTCAATGTGGCACAGCCTGTCCGATTTAGCAGT TTCCTAGGAAAGTGCCCAACAGGGTGGCACCACTATGAGGGCACAGCCAGCTGTTACAGAGTGTATTTAAATGGGGAGAACTACTGGGACGCCGTGCAGACATGTCAGCGGGTGAATGGATCCCTCGCCACCTTCACTGCAGACCAGGAGCTAAGGTTTATCCTGGCACAGGAGTGGgacttggaagaaaaaacatttgtaaGGAAGGACCAGCGTAG gttCTGGGTTGGATATCAGTATGTGATCACCAATCGAAATCACTCTCTAGAAGGTCACTGGGAAGTAGCTTATAAAG GCTCTTCAGAGGTATTTTTACCCCCTGACCCTATCTTTGGTACGGCTatgtctgaaaatgaaaacgTTCTTTGTGCCCAGCTTCAGTGTTTCCATTTTCCTACCCTTCGGCACCACGGTTTACACAGCTGGTATGCTGAAAACTGCTATGAGAAATCTTCATTCCTCTGCAAAAGGA GCCAGACTTGCGTTGATATCAAAGACAACATTGTCGATGAAGGCTACTATTTCACTCCAAAAGGGAATGATCCCTGCTTGAGCTGCACATGTCACAACGGTGAACCTGAAATGTGCGTGGCTGCTTTGTGTGAACGGCCCCAGGGGTGTCAGCAGTATCGCAAAGACCCGAAGGAGTGCTGCAAGTTTACATGTTTAGACCCAG ATGGCAACAGTTTGTTTGACTCGATGGCTGGTGGAATGCGTCTGATCGTGAGCTGcatttcctccttcctcatcctctctctgctgcttttcatggTCCACCGGCTACGCCAGAGGCGAAGAGAGCGCATAGAGTCTTTGATTGGAGCAAATT TGCACCATTTTAACTTGGGCCGCAGGATGCCTGGTTTTGATTATGGTCCTGATGGTTTTGGAACTGGCCTTACTCCACTGCATCTTTCAGATGATGGGGAAGGTGGAGCATTTCATTTCCATGATCCACCTCCACCCTATACTGCTTACAAGTATCCAGATATTCAACATCCAGATGATCCACCACCTCCTTATGAGGCTTCTGTCAATCCAGACAGCATCCTTTGTTCCACTGCAG ATGGAGTTCTTTCTCAGACTGTGCAAAGCGGTCCTCCATCCCTGGGAAACTGTGATGTATCCCCACAGCTTACAGAGGGATCGCTTGCTCCCTCAGTTGGTCCTTCTCCAGTGGAGCTGGAAGActctgctgacagcagcacCTTTCTTGTCCCTCCGGACACACCGCTAAATGAAAACACACCGGCAGAAACTCTCACGGGCAGCCGTCACAGCCACTGTTCTCTGAATACCATTGTATAA